From the genome of Pseudoxanthomonas sp., one region includes:
- a CDS encoding M20/M25/M40 family metallo-hydrolase has translation MKPFLLSKLLLSLLIGLLLLRSDALQAVRASGTRVQATPSVEVRWNAPTADRVAPPSSATPHAPPAASTAPSSTDPFASVYIVTSRDTWQGIRGLAREAVAEHDSTGQPLVIAETRADRLGAISDHVHVNERRCGGYFAFPTRAQAETFVQADRAKQAMAKSMLAGYTLDNHDTVNRWLPQVQEQRLYATIRHLSGYRNRYFASTHGRTSAEWIRDHWQSLAAGREDVTTELFTACANCGTQPSVILTIRGSDLPHEVVVLGAHLDSINGSNPYDPEQHAPGADDDASGIATLTETLRIALADGWQPRRTVKFMGYAAEEVGLRGSHAIAQSFRAGGVNVVSVLQVDMTNYKSGAVTDMKLISDYSNTELKAFFVTLFDTYLAPRGLTRGSVACGYACSDHASWTHAGYPAAMMFEAGDPNGSFRYIHTPYDTLATMGESAQHSVKFAQFALAYLGETAKTRGKVTGGPAQVLAMP, from the coding sequence ATGAAACCGTTCTTGCTGTCGAAGCTGCTGCTGTCCCTGCTGATCGGCCTGCTGCTGTTGCGCTCGGACGCGCTGCAGGCGGTACGGGCGTCGGGCACGCGTGTGCAGGCCACACCGTCCGTCGAGGTGCGCTGGAACGCGCCGACCGCCGACCGCGTCGCACCACCGTCGTCAGCGACACCGCACGCCCCGCCCGCGGCCTCCACCGCACCGTCGTCCACTGATCCCTTCGCCTCCGTGTACATCGTGACCTCGCGCGATACGTGGCAGGGCATCCGTGGGCTGGCGCGGGAGGCCGTCGCGGAGCACGACAGCACCGGCCAGCCGCTGGTGATCGCCGAGACGCGCGCCGATCGCCTGGGCGCGATCAGCGACCACGTGCACGTCAACGAACGCCGCTGCGGCGGCTACTTCGCGTTCCCCACGCGCGCGCAGGCCGAGACCTTCGTGCAGGCCGACCGGGCCAAACAGGCGATGGCGAAGTCGATGCTTGCCGGCTACACGCTCGACAACCACGACACGGTGAACCGCTGGTTGCCGCAGGTGCAGGAGCAGAGGCTGTACGCGACCATCCGCCACCTGTCGGGCTACCGCAACCGCTACTTCGCCAGCACGCACGGCAGGACCTCGGCGGAGTGGATCCGCGACCATTGGCAGTCGCTGGCGGCCGGCCGCGAGGACGTCACCACCGAGCTGTTCACCGCCTGCGCGAACTGCGGCACGCAGCCCTCCGTCATCCTCACGATCCGCGGCAGCGACCTGCCGCACGAGGTGGTGGTGCTGGGCGCGCACCTGGATTCGATCAACGGCAGCAATCCCTACGACCCCGAGCAGCACGCGCCGGGCGCCGACGACGACGCCTCCGGCATCGCCACGCTCACCGAGACGCTGCGCATCGCGCTGGCCGACGGCTGGCAGCCGCGGCGCACGGTGAAGTTCATGGGCTATGCGGCGGAGGAAGTCGGTCTGCGCGGATCGCATGCCATCGCGCAGTCCTTCCGCGCCGGCGGCGTCAACGTGGTGAGCGTGCTGCAGGTGGACATGACCAACTACAAGTCCGGCGCGGTCACCGACATGAAGCTGATCAGCGATTACTCCAACACTGAGCTGAAGGCCTTCTTCGTCACCCTCTTCGACACCTACCTGGCGCCGCGCGGCCTGACCCGCGGCAGCGTGGCCTGCGGGTACGCGTGTTCGGACCATGCGTCGTGGACCCATGCGGGCTATCCGGCGGCGATGATGTTCGAGGCCGGCGATCCGAATGGCAGCTTCCGCTACATCCACACGCCGTACGACACCCTGGCGACGATGGGCGAGAGCGCGCAGCACAGCGTCAAGTTCGCCCAGTTCGCGCTCGCCTACCTCGGCGAGACCGCGAAGACGCGCGGCAAGGTCACCGGCGGACCGGCGCAGGTGTTGGCGATGCCGTAG
- a CDS encoding DUF2789 domain-containing protein has protein sequence MEPTVHPFSDLFAQLGLPDDHASIQQFIATHSPLPDDMRLEEAPFWSPAQAQLLREERLDDADWAMVVDSLNVALHADPM, from the coding sequence ATGGAACCCACGGTCCATCCCTTCTCCGACCTGTTCGCCCAACTCGGCCTGCCGGACGACCACGCCAGCATCCAGCAGTTCATCGCCACGCATTCGCCGCTGCCCGACGACATGCGGTTGGAGGAAGCGCCGTTCTGGTCGCCGGCGCAGGCACAACTGCTGCGCGAGGAGCGCCTGGACGATGCCGACTGGGCGATGGTGGTGGATAGCCTGAACGTGGCGCTGCACGCCGACCCGATGTGA